In Candidatus Chlorohelix allophototropha, one DNA window encodes the following:
- a CDS encoding superoxide dismutase, which translates to MAILTAQAYAAKDFNLAGLNGISDKTLEIHFALYKGYVTNTNTLNEQIADLINNGKIGTPTYAELKRRLGFEYNGMVLHEYYFGNLKNGGSDAPKSGKLIDAISAGYGDYETWKNDFVKVGAMRGVGWAVAYQDPSSGRISNHWITLHEDGNPAGYKPILVMDVWEHAFLLDYKPAERPKYIEAFFTNIDWSAVEGRLL; encoded by the coding sequence ATGGCAATATTGACTGCACAAGCCTATGCCGCCAAAGATTTTAATCTCGCCGGGCTTAATGGCATATCAGATAAAACACTTGAAATACACTTTGCACTCTACAAGGGTTACGTGACCAACACTAACACCCTTAATGAGCAAATTGCCGACCTGATCAACAACGGTAAAATCGGCACTCCTACCTACGCTGAATTGAAACGCCGCCTGGGTTTTGAATACAATGGAATGGTGTTGCACGAATACTACTTCGGTAACCTTAAGAATGGCGGTAGCGATGCTCCCAAGAGTGGCAAATTGATTGATGCCATCTCTGCTGGATATGGCGATTACGAAACTTGGAAGAACGATTTTGTAAAAGTTGGAGCAATGCGCGGTGTGGGTTGGGCGGTAGCTTACCAAGACCCTAGCTCAGGGCGTATTTCTAACCATTGGATTACTCTCCATGAAGATGGCAACCCGGCTGGTTACAAGCCGATTCTGGTTATGGACGTATGGGAACATGCTTTCCTGTTAGACTATAAACCTGCCGAACGTCCCAAATATATTGAAGCCTTCTTCACCAATATCGACTGGTCTGCCGTAGAAGGTCGCTTACTGTAA
- a CDS encoding MFS transporter, with protein sequence MHGISTGSSGINSPQQSEAPFRFMNYIWISLYWFALSFLWGGFLSIVLPALNKPLAEPIFGNNYETARGILSSIGLIIAMFVQPLSGAISDNSSHPMGRRRPFIIVGTLGGLGALALCALAFNWWILLLGYCILQFTDNTAQGAYQGLMPDTVPEGKRGRASASLAIAQLSGTLFGAVVPGILQGMMGDIDGSRLMLLLNAVIFVIAMSLTVIFVKEKPYHPTVKISPMRAGFNMFGGLRKYPDFLILMVARFLFLTAPASISLFAKSFLEREGFIKPKVNAAGLPVDADGLVLLDPSKYVIEAGFTLSILLGLVIIGAVVASFPASLLSDKIGRKKVIYLASVFGLIGGLGLFIPRIMMANAVQESLKLSGFVEQQAYLDTVRPGATILVIVFGAFIGTSWGSFMSVDWAFATDLIPLSEAGRFMGLSNLATAGCQAFGAFVGGFIVDSSLGYSGLFVAIALYYLISITILTRVRETRGRGAHPLNEGEVLA encoded by the coding sequence ATGCACGGTATCAGCACAGGCAGTTCGGGTATCAATTCACCACAACAATCAGAAGCGCCTTTTCGTTTTATGAATTACATCTGGATTTCGTTATACTGGTTTGCGCTTTCATTTTTGTGGGGCGGTTTTCTGAGTATAGTATTGCCGGCTTTAAACAAGCCACTGGCAGAACCTATTTTTGGCAATAACTATGAAACGGCGCGTGGCATCCTCAGTTCAATCGGATTAATTATCGCAATGTTCGTACAGCCTTTATCGGGTGCAATCAGTGATAATTCCTCTCACCCGATGGGGCGGAGGCGACCTTTCATTATCGTGGGTACTCTTGGTGGGTTAGGTGCGTTAGCTCTTTGCGCGTTAGCTTTTAACTGGTGGATTTTATTACTCGGTTATTGTATCTTGCAATTTACCGATAACACGGCACAAGGCGCATACCAAGGTTTGATGCCGGATACTGTGCCGGAAGGAAAACGAGGGCGAGCTTCCGCTTCTCTGGCAATAGCACAGCTTTCAGGGACGCTGTTCGGCGCGGTAGTGCCGGGTATTTTACAGGGAATGATGGGTGATATAGATGGCTCGCGCCTGATGTTGTTGCTGAACGCGGTGATATTTGTTATCGCTATGTCGCTGACTGTAATCTTTGTTAAGGAAAAGCCCTACCACCCAACGGTTAAAATTTCGCCGATGCGTGCTGGTTTCAATATGTTTGGCGGGTTGCGAAAGTATCCAGACTTTTTAATCCTAATGGTGGCGCGTTTTCTGTTTCTAACTGCGCCTGCCTCGATTTCGCTTTTCGCTAAGTCTTTTCTGGAGCGCGAGGGTTTCATCAAGCCTAAAGTTAACGCTGCCGGTCTTCCGGTAGATGCCGATGGCTTAGTGTTGCTTGACCCTTCCAAGTATGTGATAGAAGCCGGTTTCACTTTGAGCATCTTGCTTGGTTTGGTGATTATCGGGGCGGTGGTGGCTTCGTTTCCTGCTTCGCTGCTCTCGGATAAAATCGGGCGCAAGAAGGTAATTTATCTGGCTTCTGTGTTCGGTCTGATAGGCGGTTTGGGGCTGTTCATTCCGCGTATCATGATGGCTAATGCGGTACAAGAGAGCCTGAAGCTTTCCGGCTTTGTCGAGCAACAAGCCTACCTCGATACAGTACGCCCCGGCGCTACTATACTCGTAATCGTTTTCGGCGCATTTATAGGTACCTCATGGGGTTCGTTTATGTCGGTGGACTGGGCTTTCGCCACAGACCTAATACCGCTTTCGGAAGCCGGACGTTTTATGGGATTGAGTAATCTTGCCACTGCCGGTTGCCAAGCGTTTGGCGCATTTGTGGGCGGGTTTATAGTAGATAGCAGTTTGGGCTATAGCGGTTTGTTCGTGGCAATAGCCTTGTACTATCTGATAAGTATCACTATCCTGACGCGCGTAAGGGAAACCCGTGGGCGTGGGGCGCATCCGCTGAATGAGGGTGAAGTGTTAGCCTGA
- a CDS encoding SRPBCC family protein, which produces MSKIKLIAEPGKQEIVITRVFDAPRNLVFETYINPDVIPKWWGPSKYVTTVDKMEVRTGGIWRYVQRAKEEDEFAFHGVYHAIVAPERLVFTFEFEGMPGHVLLETVTFEDNNGKTLMTDRMVFQTVEDRDGMLGSGMEAGLTEALDRFEQQLQTLV; this is translated from the coding sequence ATGTCAAAAATAAAGCTTATTGCTGAACCGGGAAAACAGGAAATCGTTATTACGCGGGTTTTCGATGCGCCCCGTAACCTCGTTTTCGAAACTTATATTAATCCAGATGTGATACCGAAGTGGTGGGGACCAAGCAAGTATGTCACTACCGTTGACAAGATGGAGGTGCGAACGGGCGGCATTTGGCGATATGTCCAACGCGCAAAAGAAGAAGATGAATTCGCTTTCCACGGTGTATATCATGCTATTGTAGCGCCGGAAAGGTTGGTCTTCACATTTGAATTTGAAGGCATGCCGGGACATGTTTTGCTCGAAACGGTGACTTTCGAAGACAACAACGGCAAAACATTGATGACAGATAGAATGGTCTTCCAAACGGTGGAGGATCGTGATGGCATGCTTGGTTCTGGTATGGAGGCAGGGCTGACCGAAGCGCTTGACCGCTTTGAACAGCAACTTCAAACGTTAGTCTAA
- a CDS encoding SRPBCC family protein: MDDINTATSTLREQEIVITRIFDAPRELVFKAWTDPNLMMQWWGPKGFIAPVCKIDLRVGGSYHCCMRGPDGKDYWSTGVYREIVPPSRLVCTDNFADEKGNVVPASYYGMPGDWPQEFLVTATFEEFEGKTKLTLRHSGIPAGEMREMTEAGWNESFDKLADSFN, encoded by the coding sequence ATGGATGACATAAATACGGCTACCTCAACCTTGAGAGAACAAGAAATTGTAATCACACGCATTTTCGACGCACCGAGAGAACTTGTTTTCAAGGCATGGACTGATCCAAACCTTATGATGCAATGGTGGGGACCAAAAGGCTTCATCGCACCTGTATGCAAGATTGATTTGCGAGTGGGTGGTTCTTATCACTGCTGCATGCGAGGTCCCGATGGCAAGGACTACTGGAGCACCGGTGTTTACCGAGAAATCGTACCACCATCGCGTTTAGTTTGCACCGACAACTTTGCAGATGAGAAAGGTAACGTAGTTCCTGCATCGTATTACGGGATGCCGGGAGACTGGCCACAGGAATTTTTGGTAACGGCGACTTTTGAAGAGTTTGAAGGCAAGACCAAGTTAACGCTGCGTCATAGTGGGATTCCGGCTGGTGAGATGAGAGAAATGACAGAAGCGGGTTGGAACGAATCCTTCGACAAACTCGCCGATAGTTTCAATTAA
- a CDS encoding ArsR/SmtB family transcription factor, with amino-acid sequence MMTTFEALADPTRRRILDLLREQPRLVGELVDLLEMSQPGISKHLRVLREVGLVRVRQDAQRRWYELQTDPLAEIDGWLESYRHLWEVRLDRLDQYLQELQGKDKEHKDG; translated from the coding sequence ATGATGACAACTTTTGAGGCATTGGCAGACCCAACGCGCAGACGTATTTTGGACTTACTCCGCGAACAACCTCGCCTAGTTGGCGAGTTGGTAGATTTGCTGGAGATGAGTCAGCCCGGTATCTCGAAGCATTTGCGTGTGCTACGGGAAGTGGGTTTAGTGCGCGTGCGTCAGGATGCCCAACGTCGCTGGTACGAACTACAAACTGATCCGTTAGCCGAGATTGATGGCTGGCTGGAATCTTACCGCCATTTATGGGAAGTGCGGCTTGATCGCCTTGATCAGTATCTTCAAGAATTACAAGGTAAAGATAAGGAGCATAAAGATGGATGA
- a CDS encoding FAD-dependent oxidoreductase gives MEQKLGTESRPLRVAIIGAGPAGFYATEALFKTSGLVVQVDMFNRFPTPYGLVREGVAPDHQSIKAVTRIYDKTAENPNFRYFGNVTLGKDVTHADLKKYYDQIIYAVGAQSDRKMGIPGEDLENSYPATVFVGWYNAHPDYCDLEFDLSCERVAVVGNGNVAMDVARILVTEPDELAKTDIADYTIEKLRQSKVKEVILLGRRGPVQAAFTHPELKEFGELPNVTVVIDPAALELDEHSAAALPSDKSATKNVETMRQYATNPHVKGDRKVEFRYLVSPVEVIGKDGKVAAVKIEKNRLEKGADGSIKAVGTGEYETLEVGMIFRSVGYKGAPLADVPFDSKSGIIPNVAGRVTESAGGAVVAGEYVVGWAKRGPSGIIGTNKPDSAATVVSAVQDVSELDGIADENRNPVLIENLLQERGIKYVTYADWHVINKAEIARGEQKGSPRVKFYRVPDMLEVINK, from the coding sequence GTGGAACAAAAACTAGGTACAGAGTCACGTCCGTTGCGCGTGGCAATCATCGGGGCAGGTCCCGCAGGGTTTTATGCTACCGAAGCGCTTTTCAAAACATCCGGCTTAGTTGTACAGGTTGATATGTTCAACCGATTCCCCACACCCTATGGGTTGGTGCGGGAAGGCGTTGCTCCTGATCACCAATCAATTAAAGCCGTCACCCGCATTTACGACAAAACGGCGGAAAACCCTAACTTCCGTTATTTTGGCAACGTAACCTTAGGTAAAGATGTTACCCACGCCGACCTAAAAAAATATTACGACCAGATTATCTATGCGGTTGGGGCACAATCCGATCGTAAAATGGGTATTCCGGGCGAGGATTTGGAAAATAGCTATCCTGCCACCGTCTTTGTAGGCTGGTACAATGCCCACCCTGATTATTGTGACCTTGAATTTGATCTTTCCTGCGAGCGAGTCGCAGTAGTTGGTAACGGCAACGTGGCAATGGACGTAGCCCGTATCCTTGTTACCGAACCGGACGAATTGGCAAAAACCGATATTGCCGATTACACCATCGAAAAATTGCGCCAGAGCAAGGTAAAAGAAGTAATTTTATTAGGGCGGCGCGGTCCGGTTCAGGCAGCTTTCACCCATCCCGAACTCAAGGAATTTGGCGAACTCCCGAACGTAACCGTGGTTATTGACCCGGCTGCCCTCGAACTGGACGAACATAGCGCGGCTGCCTTACCCAGCGACAAGAGTGCAACCAAGAACGTAGAAACTATGCGTCAGTATGCCACCAATCCACATGTAAAAGGTGATCGCAAGGTTGAGTTCCGCTATCTCGTTTCTCCGGTAGAAGTTATCGGCAAGGATGGTAAGGTAGCGGCAGTCAAGATTGAGAAAAACCGACTTGAAAAAGGTGCGGACGGCAGCATCAAAGCCGTTGGTACTGGCGAATACGAAACGTTGGAAGTGGGTATGATTTTCCGCTCAGTAGGTTACAAGGGCGCACCGTTGGCGGATGTGCCTTTCGACTCGAAAAGCGGCATTATCCCCAATGTCGCCGGGCGCGTAACCGAAAGCGCAGGCGGAGCAGTAGTTGCAGGCGAATATGTAGTGGGTTGGGCGAAACGTGGGCCTTCCGGCATCATTGGTACTAACAAGCCAGATTCGGCTGCCACAGTCGTTTCAGCGGTACAAGATGTATCTGAACTTGACGGTATCGCTGATGAAAACCGCAACCCTGTCTTGATAGAAAACCTGTTGCAGGAACGTGGCATCAAATATGTCACTTACGCTGATTGGCATGTTATTAACAAAGCCGAAATAGCGCGTGGTGAGCAAAAAGGCAGCCCACGTGTTAAATTCTATCGCGTACCCGATATGCTGGAAGTTATCAACAAATAA
- a CDS encoding M20/M25/M40 family metallo-hydrolase: MINEARLKEHFLDLITTDSHSRKEREVALKLKAVMEELGASVEIDAADEFVGGNTGNVICRLPANNPAAPAFFLAAHMDTVIPGERVKPVIEGNIIRTDGTTILGGDDKSGCAIIVEVIRTLIEKNIPHGEIEAVFTICEEVGLLGAKFLDATRLNSKYGIVLDSDDVGYLFIKAPASAHMEWTINGVAAHAGMAPDKGISTIKIAGEALANMKLGKIDHETTANIGFIHGGGPTNIIPNKTVLHGEARSLNEAKLDEQVAHMDECFKAAAARYQVEVEGKVLSASVESHIERSYDSMNLSKDSPIVQLVIRAARNLEYQVQPMEMMGGCDANIFNKKGLSCANLGTGMRAIHTVNEWLDVRDLYRAAAIVLEITRLNGQLTVA; the protein is encoded by the coding sequence ATGATAAATGAAGCCCGCCTTAAAGAACATTTTTTGGATTTGATTACCACTGATAGCCACAGTCGCAAAGAGCGCGAAGTGGCGTTGAAACTTAAAGCAGTTATGGAAGAATTGGGCGCAAGCGTGGAGATTGACGCTGCCGATGAGTTCGTGGGCGGTAACACCGGGAATGTGATTTGTCGTTTACCTGCTAATAATCCCGCTGCTCCGGCTTTTTTTCTAGCAGCGCATATGGATACGGTTATACCGGGCGAAAGGGTCAAGCCTGTTATCGAGGGTAACATTATCCGCACCGATGGCACAACTATTTTAGGTGGTGACGACAAGAGTGGGTGCGCCATCATCGTAGAAGTTATCCGTACTCTAATCGAAAAGAATATACCGCACGGTGAAATTGAAGCGGTCTTTACTATTTGCGAGGAAGTAGGCTTGCTAGGGGCAAAATTTCTAGATGCAACTCGCTTGAACTCAAAGTACGGCATTGTGTTAGACAGCGATGATGTAGGTTATCTATTTATCAAAGCACCAGCCAGCGCCCATATGGAATGGACAATTAACGGGGTAGCAGCGCATGCGGGTATGGCTCCTGACAAAGGTATCAGCACCATCAAAATTGCCGGTGAAGCGTTGGCTAACATGAAGCTAGGTAAAATTGACCACGAAACCACTGCCAACATCGGCTTCATACATGGCGGCGGACCCACCAATATTATCCCCAATAAAACGGTATTGCATGGCGAAGCGCGTAGCCTAAACGAAGCCAAACTCGATGAGCAAGTAGCGCACATGGACGAATGTTTTAAAGCAGCGGCGGCACGTTATCAGGTTGAGGTAGAGGGTAAGGTACTCAGCGCCAGCGTAGAATCTCACATCGAACGCAGTTATGACAGTATGAACCTCAGCAAAGATTCGCCAATTGTGCAGTTAGTGATACGTGCCGCCCGCAATCTGGAATATCAGGTGCAGCCGATGGAAATGATGGGCGGTTGCGATGCTAACATTTTCAACAAAAAGGGCTTGTCCTGCGCCAATCTGGGAACCGGTATGCGCGCTATCCACACTGTCAACGAATGGTTAGATGTACGCGATTTGTACCGTGCCGCCGCAATTGTGTTGGAAATTACCCGGCTAAACGGCCAGCTTACGGTGGCATAA
- a CDS encoding metal-dependent transcriptional regulator, giving the protein MTLNAQRDQNKDPKVTEVVEEYCESIHNMTLEEGKPVIAARLAERMNVSPPTVNATINRLKDHGFVMVDEKSKGIRLTELGEEVALSLSRRHRLLERLLVDVLEFDWEAAHEEACRLEHAISPSVEKALTRFLGNPKTCPHGNPIPGSGFILPEEAHPLDQTPIGVKVVLLRITEEAEHEPGLLRYLQEHHLMPGVIFTVKSSSPFRETLSAMTEEGHEVTIGIKIASKIWVTPA; this is encoded by the coding sequence ATGACATTAAACGCCCAACGCGATCAGAATAAAGACCCCAAGGTCACAGAAGTAGTAGAAGAATATTGTGAGTCAATTCATAATATGACTCTTGAGGAAGGCAAACCGGTAATTGCCGCCCGTCTTGCCGAGCGCATGAATGTATCACCACCCACTGTAAACGCTACCATAAACCGCCTCAAAGATCATGGCTTTGTAATGGTAGATGAGAAAAGTAAAGGTATTCGCCTGACCGAATTGGGCGAAGAAGTGGCGCTTTCACTCTCGCGCCGCCATCGTTTGCTAGAACGTTTGCTGGTAGATGTGCTAGAATTTGATTGGGAAGCCGCTCATGAAGAAGCTTGTCGTCTTGAACATGCTATTTCTCCAAGTGTGGAAAAAGCCCTGACCCGCTTTCTAGGCAATCCTAAAACCTGCCCACATGGTAATCCAATACCCGGCAGCGGCTTTATATTGCCGGAAGAAGCACATCCGCTCGACCAAACGCCCATCGGCGTGAAGGTAGTGCTACTGCGTATAACCGAGGAAGCCGAACATGAACCGGGTTTATTGCGCTATTTACAAGAACATCATTTGATGCCGGGCGTAATCTTCACCGTCAAAAGTAGTTCGCCTTTTCGTGAAACTCTCTCGGCTATGACCGAAGAGGGGCATGAAGTGACGATAGGTATTAAAATTGCCAGCAAAATATGGGTTACGCCCGCCTAA
- a CDS encoding ATP cone domain-containing protein, protein MTDIVNRPADTDNGLKLPETIVKRDGRIVPFDIELIENAMERCFASFGRTPSTTIPELARRVINIVMAKSMPVTVENVQDIVEMVLQAAGEFEAAKRYILYRADHARTRAERPVPGKVRAAFDESAQYFPTVLQQFQFFDKYSRFNYELGRRETWVETVNRTVDFLYELGGSRLEAEVYERVRRGILEMKVMPSMRMLAMAGAAARRSNITIYNCSYQPVESIDSFVEALIISMSGCGVGYSVEKQYVEQFPRVKRQTGKMRDTFVAADSAEGWSDALRVGLETWFDGGDINFDLTELRPSGTPLRTKGGRASGPEPLRVMLDFVRSKLLSRQGSFLRPTDAHDIMCVVGNAAVSGGVRRTAMISLFDFDDVEMRQCKTGDFEREHSYRWNANNSAVWPKGGLSQIDVAHQVLDMVSSGRGEPGIFNREATYNMMPMRRNKYDENGNLIMFGTNPCGEIVLRPYQFCNLSAAVARSTDTPETLREKVELAAIIGSIQSMATNFPGLRPIWKKNCEEERLLGVDITGQMDSQAIQSAEVKNMLRVHTVEVNRIYAEKLGINQAAAVTCVKPSGNTSQLVDCSSGLHARWAPYYIRNVRVSAHSALYKVLKDAGVPLDPENGQTVENATTWVIHFPVKAPTGAITRNGRNAIEQCNYWLENKLNWTEHNPSVTITYRPDEVLGLLNWIWEHRNEIGGMAFLPTFDAQYAQLPYIEVAKEEYEKLVAVFPEVDFSKIYRYESEDFTKAAQELACSSGYCEVEL, encoded by the coding sequence ATGACTGACATCGTGAATAGACCAGCAGATACCGATAACGGTTTGAAATTGCCTGAAACTATTGTAAAACGAGATGGGCGTATAGTTCCATTTGATATAGAACTAATCGAGAATGCAATGGAGCGCTGTTTTGCCAGCTTCGGGCGTACTCCTTCTACTACAATTCCTGAATTGGCGCGGCGGGTTATCAATATCGTAATGGCAAAGAGCATGCCCGTTACTGTAGAGAATGTGCAAGATATTGTTGAAATGGTTTTGCAGGCAGCCGGTGAGTTTGAAGCCGCCAAACGTTATATACTTTATCGCGCTGACCATGCCCGTACCCGCGCCGAACGCCCCGTACCGGGAAAAGTGCGGGCTGCCTTTGATGAATCAGCCCAATACTTCCCGACCGTACTCCAGCAATTCCAGTTTTTTGATAAATATTCCCGCTTCAACTACGAATTGGGACGACGCGAAACATGGGTAGAAACGGTCAATCGCACCGTAGATTTCCTCTACGAATTGGGCGGTTCACGTCTTGAGGCAGAGGTTTACGAGCGGGTGCGACGCGGTATTCTGGAAATGAAAGTAATGCCTTCCATGCGTATGCTAGCAATGGCAGGCGCTGCGGCACGCCGCTCGAATATCACTATTTACAACTGCTCTTACCAACCCGTTGAAAGCATCGACTCCTTTGTGGAAGCGCTTATAATCTCAATGAGCGGATGCGGCGTTGGATATTCGGTAGAAAAACAATATGTAGAACAGTTCCCCCGCGTTAAGCGACAGACTGGCAAAATGCGTGATACTTTCGTAGCCGCAGATTCGGCAGAAGGTTGGTCGGATGCGCTGCGTGTGGGTCTGGAAACTTGGTTCGATGGTGGTGATATTAACTTCGATCTTACCGAGTTGCGCCCTTCCGGTACGCCACTGCGTACCAAAGGCGGGCGAGCTTCCGGTCCTGAACCTCTCCGTGTAATGCTCGATTTTGTACGTTCCAAGCTGCTTTCACGACAGGGTTCATTCTTGCGACCTACCGATGCCCACGACATTATGTGCGTAGTGGGTAACGCCGCGGTTAGTGGCGGCGTGCGTCGCACCGCTATGATTTCCCTCTTTGATTTTGATGATGTAGAAATGCGCCAGTGCAAAACGGGCGATTTTGAGCGCGAGCATAGCTATCGCTGGAATGCCAACAACTCGGCAGTATGGCCTAAAGGTGGGTTAAGTCAAATAGATGTAGCCCACCAAGTGCTGGATATGGTCAGTTCAGGACGTGGCGAACCGGGTATTTTCAACCGTGAGGCTACCTACAATATGATGCCGATGCGCCGTAATAAATACGACGAGAACGGCAATTTGATAATGTTTGGAACGAATCCTTGCGGTGAAATCGTGCTGCGCCCCTACCAGTTCTGCAACCTCTCCGCGGCAGTTGCTAGGTCAACCGATACGCCTGAAACCCTCAGAGAAAAGGTTGAGCTTGCCGCTATTATCGGCTCGATTCAGTCAATGGCTACAAATTTCCCCGGATTACGCCCGATTTGGAAGAAAAATTGTGAGGAAGAGCGCTTGTTGGGTGTAGACATTACCGGACAAATGGACTCTCAGGCAATTCAGAGCGCCGAAGTTAAAAACATGCTGCGGGTGCATACAGTTGAAGTTAATCGTATATACGCCGAAAAACTTGGTATCAACCAAGCTGCTGCCGTCACTTGCGTAAAACCTAGCGGAAATACTTCACAATTGGTCGATTGCTCCTCCGGTTTGCACGCTCGTTGGGCGCCCTATTACATCCGCAATGTGCGAGTGAGCGCACACTCCGCCCTATACAAGGTGCTTAAAGATGCAGGGGTTCCATTAGACCCAGAAAACGGACAGACAGTCGAGAATGCTACCACTTGGGTTATCCATTTCCCGGTTAAAGCTCCGACAGGCGCTATAACCCGCAACGGACGCAACGCCATCGAACAGTGCAATTATTGGCTCGAAAATAAGCTGAACTGGACTGAGCATAACCCCTCTGTCACAATTACCTATCGCCCTGACGAAGTATTAGGCTTGTTAAACTGGATTTGGGAACATCGTAATGAGATTGGCGGTATGGCTTTCCTGCCAACTTTCGATGCTCAATACGCGCAATTACCCTATATCGAAGTCGCTAAAGAGGAATATGAAAAACTCGTGGCGGTCTTCCCTGAAGTTGATTTCTCGAAGATTTATCGCTACGAGAGCGAAGACTTTACTAAGGCAGCCCAAGAATTAGCTTGCTCGTCAGGTTACTGCGAAGTAGAGCTTTAA
- the nrdR gene encoding transcriptional regulator NrdR has product MKCPYCHQNDSKVIDSRDLRGGESIRRRRECLKCGHRFTTYERVEPINILVIKKDGNRQEYNRQKLSKGVYTAFTKRPVKAESIEQLIDEVESEIFRSGELEVSSRQIGEILMEKLRQTDSLAYIRFASVYREFADLNVMRSEIEKLNEEDKLN; this is encoded by the coding sequence GTGAAATGCCCCTATTGCCATCAAAACGATAGCAAGGTTATAGATTCACGTGACCTGCGCGGAGGAGAAAGTATTCGCCGTCGCCGTGAGTGTCTTAAATGTGGGCACCGTTTCACTACCTATGAGCGGGTAGAGCCTATAAATATTCTGGTTATCAAAAAAGATGGTAACCGACAAGAATATAATCGCCAAAAATTGAGTAAAGGGGTTTACACTGCCTTTACCAAACGCCCCGTCAAAGCAGAAAGCATTGAACAACTAATTGATGAGGTGGAAAGCGAAATATTTCGCAGTGGCGAGCTTGAAGTAAGCAGTCGTCAGATAGGCGAAATTTTGATGGAGAAGTTGAGGCAGACTGATTCACTTGCCTACATCCGTTTTGCCAGCGTTTACCGCGAATTTGCGGATTTAAACGTTATGCGTAGCGAGATAGAGAAGCTAAACGAAGAAGACAAGCTCAACTAA
- a CDS encoding two-component system sensor histidine kinase NtrB, protein MQSEIFDNLDQGIIVTDNTGYITLFNRAAQELTGYEADEVVGQLCLWDFCDACQPSPLFRDNLEKGRSFAAEDVYIASKDDVNIKLGVRVTPLYGSTQALTGALAVIRNVSEKHAIEQNQKAFVRMAAIGRIVSAIAHEINNPLQSIRTILELSKNPKRTIEQRQKYLEAADAEINRIVSIIGQMRSFYRPTPTSAKPLADVNVVVLKTLASLEEVMAESEVQVEAKLAPKLTQVRVMDYQLEQIILNLIIQVLSNTTKGGKLSVTTGRISDSITIILYNSANSGPEGISSLFEQRLNIKAGMSLGLSVSKEIIEEVGGKIELDTSEGIRVVVNLPI, encoded by the coding sequence ATGCAATCTGAAATTTTTGATAACCTCGATCAGGGGATTATCGTCACGGATAACACCGGATATATTACCCTCTTTAACCGGGCTGCTCAAGAATTGACAGGCTACGAAGCAGACGAAGTAGTGGGTCAGCTTTGCCTTTGGGATTTTTGTGATGCATGTCAGCCCTCCCCACTATTCCGTGATAATCTAGAAAAAGGGCGTAGTTTTGCAGCGGAAGATGTTTACATTGCTTCAAAAGACGATGTAAACATCAAATTGGGTGTAAGAGTTACGCCGCTATACGGTAGTACTCAAGCGCTGACAGGCGCACTCGCGGTGATTCGCAATGTCAGTGAAAAACATGCAATAGAGCAAAACCAAAAGGCTTTTGTAAGAATGGCGGCAATTGGGCGAATTGTTTCAGCGATAGCACACGAAATAAATAATCCACTGCAAAGCATTCGAACTATCCTAGAATTGAGCAAAAACCCCAAGCGCACTATAGAGCAAAGACAAAAGTATCTTGAAGCGGCTGATGCTGAAATCAACCGGATTGTAAGTATAATCGGGCAAATGCGGAGCTTTTATCGCCCTACGCCCACCAGTGCAAAACCGCTCGCAGATGTGAATGTGGTTGTTCTGAAAACACTAGCTTCACTAGAAGAGGTTATGGCTGAATCTGAAGTGCAGGTAGAAGCAAAGCTTGCTCCAAAACTAACGCAAGTGCGGGTTATGGATTATCAGCTTGAGCAAATAATATTAAACCTTATTATTCAAGTGTTGTCCAATACCACTAAAGGCGGAAAGCTCTCGGTAACAACCGGACGAATCTCTGATAGCATTACTATTATCTTATATAATTCTGCTAATTCAGGGCCAGAAGGAATAAGTAGCTTATTTGAGCAACGCTTGAATATAAAAGCAGGAATGTCGCTAGGGCTATCGGTTAGCAAGGAAATAATTGAAGAGGTAGGCGGCAAAATAGAACTCGATACCTCTGAAGGAATCCGGGTGGTTGTGAACCTACCTATCTAG